The sequence TCCCGGTACCGCTGTACCGGCGCCGCTCTTCACGTACACGTCCTTGACCTGGTAAAGGGGCGCGCGGTCTGCCCGTGATTTCAGGAAACCGAGGATGGGTTTGATGACGAAGAAGAAGAGCGCCGCGATGATCAGGGCGTAGAAACCGTACTTGCTGAAGCTGAATATCATCTCTTTCCGTTCCGCCGCGTCGAGAAGACCTTTCTCGTCGGCGAGGTTTTCGGTCTCAAAGGGAACGTTCAAGACCTCGATCTTGTCGCCCCTCGCCTCGTCTATCCCCACTGCCCTCGCCACGATCCCCTTGATGTCGGTGAGCTCTTTCTGTGACCGCGGGGAATACTTGAGCTCCTCACCGTTCTGGCCCTTCACCTTTTCATATTTCCCGTCGAGAACGATGGCGACCGAGAGGCGCTTGATATCGCCGTAAGGCTCCACTATCTTCTTGACGGTCTTGCTGACCTCGTAGGTCACCTGGGACTCTTCCCGTTCCGATTCGCTGCCGCGCCCGGCCGATGTCTGGGTAACGGCCGCCGCGGTATTCTGGTTCCTGCCCGTGGCGTTGGGCACGTTGGATGCCACCCCCGGGACACCTGCCGGCCCGGCTGTGCGGTTCAGCGACTTCTCTCTGCTCTTGCGCTCGCTCGTGGGGACCCTCTTGTTGGGGTCGAACTCCTCTTCCACCTTTTCCACCTTGCGAAGATTGAGCTCCACATTCGCGCGTATGATCGACTTGTTGGCAGGCATAAACCTGTCGAGCATGGACTGGACCGATTCCTCGATGGTCCTTTCAACGCTCTTCTGCAGTTCGAACTGCTGGCCCGAGAGGGCGACCGCCGTGCCGGAACTCCCGGCCTTGTAGAGTATCTTTCCGAAAGAATCGACGATGGTCACATTGTCGGCCTTGAGCCCCTCTATGCTGCCCGAGACCAGGTGGACGATGCCCGCCACCTGTTCCTTGGAGAGTGTCTTCCCACCCCTCAGCTTGAGGAAGACCGATGCCGTGACATCCTTTTCCCTGTCGGTGAAGAGGGTCTTTTCCGGGATGGCGATGTGCACCCGGGACGCCTTCACCTCCGGCATCTGGTTGATGGTGCGCGACAGCTCCCCCTGTATGGCCCGCTTGTAGTTGATGTTCTGCATGAACTCCGTCATGCCGTAGTTCGTCTTGTCGAAGAGTTCGAAACCGACGCCGCTGCCGCCGGGAAGGGCGTTCTGACCGGCAAGCATGAGCCGCACGTCATAGACCTTGTCCTTGGGGACGGAGACCGAGGTGCCGCCGAGCCCAAGCTTGTAGGGAACCTTGAGTTCCTTGAGCTTCGTCACGACCACCGAGGCATCTTCCGTGGAGAGGCCGGCGAACAGCGTCTGGTAGGTCTCCTTCTGGAGGAAGGAAAGACCGATGATGGAGCCGCCCACAAGCGCGATGAAAAGGAAGAGGTACATATAGAGCTTGCTCTTCGGGGTCGTTTTGAGATAGTTCTTCGTGGTATTGAGGAGTTCGTCCATCGGAGGCATAGGTTACACCTGCATTCTCATTATCTCTTCATAGGCGGAGATGATCTTGTTCCGTATCTGCATCATCATCTGGAAGGACAGGTCCGCTTTCTCGATGGCGATCATCGTGGTCTGAACATCGGTGTTCTCCATCTTGACCAGTTTTTCCACTTCGTTGTCCGCTTCCTTCTCGAGTTCCACGACCTTCTTGATGGAGTCCTTCAGGACATCACCGAAGGAGGTCCTGGTCTTTTCGTTGGCCGGCTTCTGGACCTCACCGAAACTGGGAAGAGTGAAATTTTCTACCTTCATGGATCCGCCCCCTATTTAATAAGCTCGAGAGTCTTCAGGAACATGTCCTTCGTCGTGTTGAGAACGTTGACGTTGGCCTCGTAGGCACGGGTGGCCGCCGTCATGTCCGTCATCTCCTCCATCAGGTTCACGTTGGGAAACGTGACATACCCTTCGGAGTTGGCGTCGGGATGGCTCGGATTGTAGACCATCTGGAAAGGCTTGTCGCTCTCCTTGACGGACTCGACCTCGACGCCTTCCACCTTCTTCGAGAGGGTCCCCGAAAAGGTCTTGTCGTCGGAGACATCGATCGCCTTGAAGACAACGTCCTTCTTCCTGTACGCCCCGCCTTCTTCCGTGCTCGTCGTCTGGACGTTGGCAAGGTTCGACGCCACGATCTCCATGCGTTTCCTCTGTGCCTTCATCCCCGAAGCGCTGATCTTGAAGATATCGAATGCTCCCATGTTCCTACCTCTTTCCCTCGCCTATGAGATACTTCATCATGGCAAAACGCTTTGAGGCCATCTGGACCAGCGCCTGGTACATGAGCTGGTTCTCCGTGAGCTTTACCGTCTGGTCTTCCAGGTTGACGGTGTTCCCGTCAAGCCGCGCAAGACCGTCATGGCCCGGGTTCTCCGTGACGGTGTAGCCAGCGTCGCCCGAAGGGGCGAGCCCCGCCTCGGTCCCGGTGCGCCTGTCGAGCTCCCGCCGGAAATCGATCTCCTTTTCCCTGTATCCGGGAGTCTGGGCATTCGCTATATTGCCCGAAACCACCTTGTGATAGAAGGCTCTGATGGAGAGCGCCCTTCCGATGAGGTCCACTATCTGCATATCAATACTCCCTTACCGGCACGTCAATGCCCATCGCCTTGTATTCGTTGATCTTGTTGCGCAGTGTGCGGACGGTGATGCCCAGTATGCCCGCCGCCTTCGACCTGTTGCCCCTGACCGACCTCAGGGCGTCGATGATGAGCTTCGTCTCCATGTCCCGGACAGAGCCCACCGCCATGTCCTGGGCAGGTCTGCCCTCATCGAGGTGGCTCATGGAGATGACGGAGCCGTTGGACAGTATGCACGCCCTGGCTATGACGTTCTCCAGTTCCCGAACATTCCCTTTCCAATGCCTGCTCGCGAGATGCTTCATCGCTTCGTCGCTCACGCCGACGTCCATCCCCCGGGAGTGTTTCTTCAAAAGATGGTTCACGAGGGGTGGTATGTCCTCGCGGCGCTCGCGCAACGCCGGGATGGTGATCGGGAAGACGCTGAGGCGATAGTAAAGGTCTTCGCGGAAGCTCCCGTCGGCCACCACCTTCACAATGTCCCTGTTCGTCGTCGCGATGACGCGGACATCGACCTTCCGGGGAGACCGGGAACCGAGGACTTCCACCTCCTTTTCCTGGAGCACGCGCAGAAGCTTTGCCTGGAGCTTGAGGTCCATCTCGGTGATCTCATCGAGAAGGATGGTCCCCTTGTCGGCAAGCTCGAACTTCCCCGGCTTGCGGGAGAGAGCACCGGTGAAAGCCCCTTTCTCGTAACCGAAGAGCTCGCTCTCAAGCAGGTTCTCCGGCAGGGCGGCGCAGTTCACGGCAACAAAGGACATGCGGGAGCGGTCGGAGCTCTCGTGGATGTACCTGGATATCACCTCTTTGCCCACACCGCTCTCGCCAAGGACAAGGACCGTGGCATCAGACCCGGCCACCCTCTGCGCCTTCTGAAGCACCTCTTTCATCGCCCGTGAAGTGAAGATGATCTTTCCGTTGTTCACACCCAGGGCGCGCCGCACCACGCTGTAGAGCATATCGGTGTTAAAGGGCTTCTGGATGTAGTCGTAGGCGCCCTCCTTTATGACCTGCACGGCGTCCTTGACCGTCCCATATCCCGTCATGAGGATGACGGGCATGAGCGGCGATGTCTCCTTGATGGCCTTGAGAAGATCGATACCACCGAGATGGGGCATCTTCACATCGGTGATGACGAGGTCGAAGATATTCCTGTCGATCTCGACCATGGCCTTCCTGCCGTCCTCCGCGAGGGCGACGTTGTAGCCCGCGCGCACCAGGGATTCCTTCAGCGCTATGCGCATGTGGTTATCGTCATCAACTACGAGGACATTCGTTTTCATATGGCCGCCAGTCTCTCCTTGGGGATGTAGATAAGGAACGATGAACCCGATCCCTCTTCGGACTCAACCTCGATCGAGCCGCCGTGGGCCTTCACGATGTTGTAAACGATGAAGAGTCCCAGGCCCACGCCCTTATCCTTCGTTGTGAAGAAGGGGTTGAAGATATTCCTGCGCAGCTCCTCCGTCATGCCCGGTCCGTTGTCGCTGACGACGAGGACCCCGTACCGCTCGTTCTCCCGTATATCCACCTTTATTCTGCCGCCGGGACCCACGGCATCCATGGCATTGCTGACAAGGTTCATGACGACGAGCTTCAACATGTCCGGGTCGATGAGCACCCGTCCCTGAGATACAGGAGCGAATTCAAGGCCGATGCTCCTCACCGACGCGGAGACACTCATGAACTCCAGCGTGTCTCCCACGACGGACCTCAGTTCCTCCTCTTTCAGGGACAGTTCCCGGGGGCGGGTATAGGAGAGTATGTTGTTGATGATCCTGTCGATGGTCTTGACACCGAAGAGGACGTACTCGAGGTATTTACGATCGCGCACCCGCATCTTGCCGGCCATCAGCATGGAAAGGAAGAGTTCCATGCTTCCCAGCGGGTTCTTGATCTC comes from Syntrophorhabdus sp. and encodes:
- the fliF gene encoding flagellar M-ring protein FliF, which codes for MPPMDELLNTTKNYLKTTPKSKLYMYLFLFIALVGGSIIGLSFLQKETYQTLFAGLSTEDASVVVTKLKELKVPYKLGLGGTSVSVPKDKVYDVRLMLAGQNALPGGSGVGFELFDKTNYGMTEFMQNINYKRAIQGELSRTINQMPEVKASRVHIAIPEKTLFTDREKDVTASVFLKLRGGKTLSKEQVAGIVHLVSGSIEGLKADNVTIVDSFGKILYKAGSSGTAVALSGQQFELQKSVERTIEESVQSMLDRFMPANKSIIRANVELNLRKVEKVEEEFDPNKRVPTSERKSREKSLNRTAGPAGVPGVASNVPNATGRNQNTAAAVTQTSAGRGSESEREESQVTYEVSKTVKKIVEPYGDIKRLSVAIVLDGKYEKVKGQNGEELKYSPRSQKELTDIKGIVARAVGIDEARGDKIEVLNVPFETENLADEKGLLDAAERKEMIFSFSKYGFYALIIAALFFFVIKPILGFLKSRADRAPLYQVKDVYVKSGAGTAVPGGDQPAAIESKQQAAINDVMRDKTVVGSVIKEWVKEGT
- the fliE gene encoding flagellar hook-basal body complex protein FliE, coding for MKVENFTLPSFGEVQKPANEKTRTSFGDVLKDSIKKVVELEKEADNEVEKLVKMENTDVQTTMIAIEKADLSFQMMMQIRNKIISAYEEIMRMQV
- the flgC gene encoding flagellar basal body rod protein FlgC — encoded protein: MGAFDIFKISASGMKAQRKRMEIVASNLANVQTTSTEEGGAYRKKDVVFKAIDVSDDKTFSGTLSKKVEGVEVESVKESDKPFQMVYNPSHPDANSEGYVTFPNVNLMEEMTDMTAATRAYEANVNVLNTTKDMFLKTLELIK
- the flgB gene encoding flagellar basal body rod protein FlgB, whose translation is MQIVDLIGRALSIRAFYHKVVSGNIANAQTPGYREKEIDFRRELDRRTGTEAGLAPSGDAGYTVTENPGHDGLARLDGNTVNLEDQTVKLTENQLMYQALVQMASKRFAMMKYLIGEGKR
- a CDS encoding sigma-54-dependent Fis family transcriptional regulator, with the translated sequence MKTNVLVVDDDNHMRIALKESLVRAGYNVALAEDGRKAMVEIDRNIFDLVITDVKMPHLGGIDLLKAIKETSPLMPVILMTGYGTVKDAVQVIKEGAYDYIQKPFNTDMLYSVVRRALGVNNGKIIFTSRAMKEVLQKAQRVAGSDATVLVLGESGVGKEVISRYIHESSDRSRMSFVAVNCAALPENLLESELFGYEKGAFTGALSRKPGKFELADKGTILLDEITEMDLKLQAKLLRVLQEKEVEVLGSRSPRKVDVRVIATTNRDIVKVVADGSFREDLYYRLSVFPITIPALRERREDIPPLVNHLLKKHSRGMDVGVSDEAMKHLASRHWKGNVRELENVIARACILSNGSVISMSHLDEGRPAQDMAVGSVRDMETKLIIDALRSVRGNRSKAAGILGITVRTLRNKINEYKAMGIDVPVREY
- a CDS encoding GHKL domain-containing protein: MESQIRELKRELEEKNRALERASEYLYTILDSLPVGVVVVDGRSVIFANKNAEDLIPEGIIEDLSGSAERTGEIKCGLGRYRWKARALANGFEGRHVVAIEDVTEIERMKEHMERDERLMAMGEMAARISHEIKNPLGSMELFLSMLMAGKMRVRDRKYLEYVLFGVKTIDRIINNILSYTRPRELSLKEEELRSVVGDTLEFMSVSASVRSIGLEFAPVSQGRVLIDPDMLKLVVMNLVSNAMDAVGPGGRIKVDIRENERYGVLVVSDNGPGMTEELRRNIFNPFFTTKDKGVGLGLFIVYNIVKAHGGSIEVESEEGSGSSFLIYIPKERLAAI